One Candidatus Binatia bacterium DNA window includes the following coding sequences:
- a CDS encoding ribonuclease P protein component, with translation MPARFRRPQKLTRASDFENVFAAGRRSADPLFTVLYRRSALGHARLGMT, from the coding sequence TTGCCCGCGCGTTTTCGCAGGCCACAAAAGCTTACCCGCGCGAGCGATTTCGAGAACGTTTTCGCTGCGGGCCGAAGGTCTGCAGACCCGCTCTTCACGGTACTCTATCGTCGCTCCGCCCTCGGCCACGCCCGTCTCGGTATGACC